A single genomic interval of Colius striatus isolate bColStr4 chromosome 9, bColStr4.1.hap1, whole genome shotgun sequence harbors:
- the RFTN2 gene encoding raftlin-2 isoform X3 — MGCGLRKLEDPDDSSPGKIFSTLKRPQVETKTDSAYEYVLLDFTLEASSNPEVIKISSVLDIASKVEEYYSKGYVVGAVHPIILTMEHRRNFPASHMYRVVLSRLKLSQKHVAPRGQRHPRLVIEECPLMYETLTNETVKELLEKVNEAAKRGKKFVGFVMQHFPQPKACNGTSTDGSAELESTPSRRNREHRRKNSDENHKNWNDGTLSGHSSESGIEEEIQGESNLLQDADFQFRREVSAVKSRKEDECTPITSHHKLYTVFNVFDDDSTCWSYHEGVLSMKITRKGRVISTLEADWLELTTFYYKQGLSLIDSFVHWETSKGDYLPKSLEGLFIYEEEGTGVLGSNRKGNDTIVVEQWTVIEGCEIKTDYGPLLHTLAEFGWLLTCVLPTPIVRHDSEGNLATKQVIFLQRPVMWSSAVQTPEKLDNRLMNFTYLLLNNVGSRRDPPSMEAFQDLVAVMEYWGNWMMDNLTRKMESLRSHVCDKLPWESPCPWGQIDAVTGGRLVTDSK, encoded by the exons ATGGGGTGCGGACTGAGAAAGCTGGAAGACCCAGATGATAGCAGCCCTGGAAAAATCTTTTCTACATTGAAGAGACCACAAGTTGAAACAAAGACAGATTCTGCTTATGAATATGTATTGCTGGATTTTACTTTAGAAG CTTCCTCAAATCCAGAAGTTATCAAGATTAGTTCTGTGTTGGATATAGCATCTAAGGTGGAAGAATACTACAGCAAAGGATATGTTGTGGGAGCTGTTCACCCTATTATACTGACAATGGAACACAGAAGGAATTTCCCTGCAAGTCACATGTATCGAGTGGTACTTTCACGATTAAAATTAAG CCAGAAGCATGTAGCACCCAGAGGACAAAGACACCCCAGGCTGGTGATTGAGGAATGTCCTTTAATGTATGAAACACTAACAAATGAGACAGTGAAAGAACTGTTAGAAAAG GTTAATGAAGCTgctaaaagaggaaagaagtttGTGGGATTTGTAATGCAACATTTTCCTCAACCTAAAGCCTGCAACGGAACAAGCACAGATGGAAGTGCAGAGCTGGAGTCAACACCGAGCAGAAGAAACAGggagcacagaagaaaaaattctgatgaaaaccacaaaaattgGAATGACGGGACATTGAGTGGTCACTCATCTGAGAGTGGGATAGAGGAGGAAATACAAGGAGAAAGCAACCTGTTACAGGACGCAGATTTCCAGTTTAGAAGAGAAGTCAGCGCTGTTAAATCACGGAAAGAAGACG AGTGCACTCCCATCACATCTCATCACAAGCTATATACTGTCTTCAATGTTTTTGATGATGATTCTACCTGCTGGAGCTATCATGAAGGTGTTTTGTCTATGAAAATCACAAGAAAGGGGCGAGTTATTAGTACACTGGAAGCAGACTGGCTAGAATTAACCACGTTTTATTATAAGCAAGGATTGTCCTTAATTGATTCTTTTGTACACTGGGAAACTTCTAAAG GGGACTATTTGCCCAAATCTTTAGAAGGATTATTTATCTATGAAGAAGAAGGTACTGGAGTACTAGGTTCtaacaggaaaggaaatgatACAATAGTCGTTGAACAATGGACAGTCATTGAG GGATGTGAAATTAAAACAGATTATGGACCTTTATTGCACACGCTGGCTGAGTTTGGATGGCTCCTGACCTGTGTCCTGCCTACACCTATTGTCCGACATGACAG TGAAGGAAATCTGGCCACAAagcaagtaatttttcttcagagacCTGTTATGTGGAGTTCTGCTGTCCAGACACCAGAG AAACTGGACAACCGCCTGATGAATTTCACCTATCTCCTTCTAAACAATGTTGGCTCCAGGAGGGATCCTCCCAGTATGGAGGCTTTCCAGGATTTGGTAGCAGTGATGGAGTATTGGGGGAACTGGATGATGGACAATTTGACCAggaagatggagtcactcaggTCACATGTATGTGATAAA CTGCCATGGGAGTCTCCCTGTCCATGGGGACAAATTGATGCTGTGACAGGAGGAAGACTGGTGACTGACTCCAAATGA
- the RFTN2 gene encoding raftlin-2 isoform X4 produces MQLLEGFYKGKKSSSNPEVIKISSVLDIASKVEEYYSKGYVVGAVHPIILTMEHRRNFPASHMYRVVLSRLKLSQKHVAPRGQRHPRLVIEECPLMYETLTNETVKELLEKVNEAAKRGKKFVGFVMQHFPQPKACNGTSTDGSAELESTPSRRNREHRRKNSDENHKNWNDGTLSGHSSESGIEEEIQGESNLLQDADFQFRREVSAVKSRKEDECTPITSHHKLYTVFNVFDDDSTCWSYHEGVLSMKITRKGRVISTLEADWLELTTFYYKQGLSLIDSFVHWETSKGDYLPKSLEGLFIYEEEGTGVLGSNRKGNDTIVVEQWTVIEGCEIKTDYGPLLHTLAEFGWLLTCVLPTPIVRHDSEGNLATKQVIFLQRPVMWSSAVQTPEKLDNRLMNFTYLLLNNVGSRRDPPSMEAFQDLVAVMEYWGNWMMDNLTRKMESLRSHVCDKVILSTSASSLVASGCECSDARFSLKNQGKLLAQPP; encoded by the exons ATGCAGTTGCTGGAAGGATTttataaagggaaaaagt CTTCCTCAAATCCAGAAGTTATCAAGATTAGTTCTGTGTTGGATATAGCATCTAAGGTGGAAGAATACTACAGCAAAGGATATGTTGTGGGAGCTGTTCACCCTATTATACTGACAATGGAACACAGAAGGAATTTCCCTGCAAGTCACATGTATCGAGTGGTACTTTCACGATTAAAATTAAG CCAGAAGCATGTAGCACCCAGAGGACAAAGACACCCCAGGCTGGTGATTGAGGAATGTCCTTTAATGTATGAAACACTAACAAATGAGACAGTGAAAGAACTGTTAGAAAAG GTTAATGAAGCTgctaaaagaggaaagaagtttGTGGGATTTGTAATGCAACATTTTCCTCAACCTAAAGCCTGCAACGGAACAAGCACAGATGGAAGTGCAGAGCTGGAGTCAACACCGAGCAGAAGAAACAGggagcacagaagaaaaaattctgatgaaaaccacaaaaattgGAATGACGGGACATTGAGTGGTCACTCATCTGAGAGTGGGATAGAGGAGGAAATACAAGGAGAAAGCAACCTGTTACAGGACGCAGATTTCCAGTTTAGAAGAGAAGTCAGCGCTGTTAAATCACGGAAAGAAGACG AGTGCACTCCCATCACATCTCATCACAAGCTATATACTGTCTTCAATGTTTTTGATGATGATTCTACCTGCTGGAGCTATCATGAAGGTGTTTTGTCTATGAAAATCACAAGAAAGGGGCGAGTTATTAGTACACTGGAAGCAGACTGGCTAGAATTAACCACGTTTTATTATAAGCAAGGATTGTCCTTAATTGATTCTTTTGTACACTGGGAAACTTCTAAAG GGGACTATTTGCCCAAATCTTTAGAAGGATTATTTATCTATGAAGAAGAAGGTACTGGAGTACTAGGTTCtaacaggaaaggaaatgatACAATAGTCGTTGAACAATGGACAGTCATTGAG GGATGTGAAATTAAAACAGATTATGGACCTTTATTGCACACGCTGGCTGAGTTTGGATGGCTCCTGACCTGTGTCCTGCCTACACCTATTGTCCGACATGACAG TGAAGGAAATCTGGCCACAAagcaagtaatttttcttcagagacCTGTTATGTGGAGTTCTGCTGTCCAGACACCAGAG AAACTGGACAACCGCCTGATGAATTTCACCTATCTCCTTCTAAACAATGTTGGCTCCAGGAGGGATCCTCCCAGTATGGAGGCTTTCCAGGATTTGGTAGCAGTGATGGAGTATTGGGGGAACTGGATGATGGACAATTTGACCAggaagatggagtcactcaggTCACATGTATGTGATAAA GTTATCTTAAGCACCAGTGCTTCATCACTGGTGGCCAGTGGCTGTGAGTGTTCTGATGCAaggttttctttgaaaaatcagGGAAAGCTGCTTGCTCAGCCTCCATGA
- the RFTN2 gene encoding raftlin-2 isoform X1, translated as MGCGLRKLEDPDDSSPGKIFSTLKRPQVETKTDSAYEYVLLDFTLEASSNPEVIKISSVLDIASKVEEYYSKGYVVGAVHPIILTMEHRRNFPASHMYRVVLSRLKLSQKHVAPRGQRHPRLVIEECPLMYETLTNETVKELLEKVNEAAKRGKKFVGFVMQHFPQPKACNGTSTDGSAELESTPSRRNREHRRKNSDENHKNWNDGTLSGHSSESGIEEEIQGESNLLQDADFQFRREVSAVKSRKEDECTPITSHHKLYTVFNVFDDDSTCWSYHEGVLSMKITRKGRVISTLEADWLELTTFYYKQGLSLIDSFVHWETSKGDYLPKSLEGLFIYEEEGTGVLGSNRKGNDTIVVEQWTVIEGCEIKTDYGPLLHTLAEFGWLLTCVLPTPIVRHDSEGNLATKQVIFLQRPVMWSSAVQTPEKLDNRLMNFTYLLLNNVGSRRDPPSMEAFQDLVAVMEYWGNWMMDNLTRKMESLRSHVCDKVILSTSASSLVASGCECSDARFSLKNQGKLLAQPP; from the exons ATGGGGTGCGGACTGAGAAAGCTGGAAGACCCAGATGATAGCAGCCCTGGAAAAATCTTTTCTACATTGAAGAGACCACAAGTTGAAACAAAGACAGATTCTGCTTATGAATATGTATTGCTGGATTTTACTTTAGAAG CTTCCTCAAATCCAGAAGTTATCAAGATTAGTTCTGTGTTGGATATAGCATCTAAGGTGGAAGAATACTACAGCAAAGGATATGTTGTGGGAGCTGTTCACCCTATTATACTGACAATGGAACACAGAAGGAATTTCCCTGCAAGTCACATGTATCGAGTGGTACTTTCACGATTAAAATTAAG CCAGAAGCATGTAGCACCCAGAGGACAAAGACACCCCAGGCTGGTGATTGAGGAATGTCCTTTAATGTATGAAACACTAACAAATGAGACAGTGAAAGAACTGTTAGAAAAG GTTAATGAAGCTgctaaaagaggaaagaagtttGTGGGATTTGTAATGCAACATTTTCCTCAACCTAAAGCCTGCAACGGAACAAGCACAGATGGAAGTGCAGAGCTGGAGTCAACACCGAGCAGAAGAAACAGggagcacagaagaaaaaattctgatgaaaaccacaaaaattgGAATGACGGGACATTGAGTGGTCACTCATCTGAGAGTGGGATAGAGGAGGAAATACAAGGAGAAAGCAACCTGTTACAGGACGCAGATTTCCAGTTTAGAAGAGAAGTCAGCGCTGTTAAATCACGGAAAGAAGACG AGTGCACTCCCATCACATCTCATCACAAGCTATATACTGTCTTCAATGTTTTTGATGATGATTCTACCTGCTGGAGCTATCATGAAGGTGTTTTGTCTATGAAAATCACAAGAAAGGGGCGAGTTATTAGTACACTGGAAGCAGACTGGCTAGAATTAACCACGTTTTATTATAAGCAAGGATTGTCCTTAATTGATTCTTTTGTACACTGGGAAACTTCTAAAG GGGACTATTTGCCCAAATCTTTAGAAGGATTATTTATCTATGAAGAAGAAGGTACTGGAGTACTAGGTTCtaacaggaaaggaaatgatACAATAGTCGTTGAACAATGGACAGTCATTGAG GGATGTGAAATTAAAACAGATTATGGACCTTTATTGCACACGCTGGCTGAGTTTGGATGGCTCCTGACCTGTGTCCTGCCTACACCTATTGTCCGACATGACAG TGAAGGAAATCTGGCCACAAagcaagtaatttttcttcagagacCTGTTATGTGGAGTTCTGCTGTCCAGACACCAGAG AAACTGGACAACCGCCTGATGAATTTCACCTATCTCCTTCTAAACAATGTTGGCTCCAGGAGGGATCCTCCCAGTATGGAGGCTTTCCAGGATTTGGTAGCAGTGATGGAGTATTGGGGGAACTGGATGATGGACAATTTGACCAggaagatggagtcactcaggTCACATGTATGTGATAAA GTTATCTTAAGCACCAGTGCTTCATCACTGGTGGCCAGTGGCTGTGAGTGTTCTGATGCAaggttttctttgaaaaatcagGGAAAGCTGCTTGCTCAGCCTCCATGA
- the RFTN2 gene encoding raftlin-2 isoform X2, protein MGCGLRKLEDPDDSSPGKIFSTLKRPQVETKTDSAYEYVLLDFTLEASSNPEVIKISSVLDIASKVEEYYSKGYVVGAVHPIILTMEHRRNFPASHMYRVVLSRLKLSQKHVAPRGQRHPRLVIEECPLMYETLTNETVKELLEKVNEAAKRGKKFVGFVMQHFPQPKACNGTSTDGSAELESTPSRRNREHRRKNSDENHKNWNDGTLSGHSSESGIEEEIQGESNLLQDADFQFRREVSAVKSRKEDECTPITSHHKLYTVFNVFDDDSTCWSYHEGVLSMKITRKGRVISTLEADWLELTTFYYKQGLSLIDSFVHWETSKGDYLPKSLEGLFIYEEEGTGVLGSNRKGNDTIVVEQWTVIEGCEIKTDYGPLLHTLAEFGWLLTCVLPTPIVRHDSEGNLATKQVIFLQRPVMWSSAVQTPERKSLRQVIGEEKGKVSSRSVGLDTATSCPVETGQPPDEFHLSPSKQCWLQEGSSQYGGFPGFGSSDGVLGELDDGQFDQEDGVTQVTCM, encoded by the exons ATGGGGTGCGGACTGAGAAAGCTGGAAGACCCAGATGATAGCAGCCCTGGAAAAATCTTTTCTACATTGAAGAGACCACAAGTTGAAACAAAGACAGATTCTGCTTATGAATATGTATTGCTGGATTTTACTTTAGAAG CTTCCTCAAATCCAGAAGTTATCAAGATTAGTTCTGTGTTGGATATAGCATCTAAGGTGGAAGAATACTACAGCAAAGGATATGTTGTGGGAGCTGTTCACCCTATTATACTGACAATGGAACACAGAAGGAATTTCCCTGCAAGTCACATGTATCGAGTGGTACTTTCACGATTAAAATTAAG CCAGAAGCATGTAGCACCCAGAGGACAAAGACACCCCAGGCTGGTGATTGAGGAATGTCCTTTAATGTATGAAACACTAACAAATGAGACAGTGAAAGAACTGTTAGAAAAG GTTAATGAAGCTgctaaaagaggaaagaagtttGTGGGATTTGTAATGCAACATTTTCCTCAACCTAAAGCCTGCAACGGAACAAGCACAGATGGAAGTGCAGAGCTGGAGTCAACACCGAGCAGAAGAAACAGggagcacagaagaaaaaattctgatgaaaaccacaaaaattgGAATGACGGGACATTGAGTGGTCACTCATCTGAGAGTGGGATAGAGGAGGAAATACAAGGAGAAAGCAACCTGTTACAGGACGCAGATTTCCAGTTTAGAAGAGAAGTCAGCGCTGTTAAATCACGGAAAGAAGACG AGTGCACTCCCATCACATCTCATCACAAGCTATATACTGTCTTCAATGTTTTTGATGATGATTCTACCTGCTGGAGCTATCATGAAGGTGTTTTGTCTATGAAAATCACAAGAAAGGGGCGAGTTATTAGTACACTGGAAGCAGACTGGCTAGAATTAACCACGTTTTATTATAAGCAAGGATTGTCCTTAATTGATTCTTTTGTACACTGGGAAACTTCTAAAG GGGACTATTTGCCCAAATCTTTAGAAGGATTATTTATCTATGAAGAAGAAGGTACTGGAGTACTAGGTTCtaacaggaaaggaaatgatACAATAGTCGTTGAACAATGGACAGTCATTGAG GGATGTGAAATTAAAACAGATTATGGACCTTTATTGCACACGCTGGCTGAGTTTGGATGGCTCCTGACCTGTGTCCTGCCTACACCTATTGTCCGACATGACAG TGAAGGAAATCTGGCCACAAagcaagtaatttttcttcagagacCTGTTATGTGGAGTTCTGCTGTCCAGACACCAGAG AGGAAATCCTTAAGACAAGTTAttggggaggagaaaggcaAAGTCTCTAGCAGAAGTGTTGGATTAGACACAGCTACTTCTTGCCCTGTAGAAACTGGACAACCGCCTGATGAATTTCACCTATCTCCTTCTAAACAATGTTGGCTCCAGGAGGGATCCTCCCAGTATGGAGGCTTTCCAGGATTTGGTAGCAGTGATGGAGTATTGGGGGAACTGGATGATGGACAATTTGACCAggaagatggagtcactcaggTCACATGTATGTGA